The window GAGAGTCCGAGGAGAACGGCCCCAGCCGCCAGAAGATCTTCGTCGACTGGACGCTGTGCCGAGGGCACGGCCTGTGCGCGGACATCCTCCCGGAGGTCTTCGAACTCGGCGCCGACGGCTTCCCCACCGTCGCCCAGGCCCAAGTGCCGCGCTACGCCGAGGCGAAGGCACTGCGCGCGGTCCGCCGCTGCCCCGCGCTCGCCCTGCGCATCGAGGACCAGACCGAACGGGCCCCCTCCCGCAACAACCTCCCGGTCCTCTCCCAGGGCCGCGGCCGCCGCGCCCTGGGCCGCTGAACACCCCGCCCCACAGGGCCGCCCACGATCCCGGGCGGCCCTGAAGCCATGCGCACCGCGCACGCAAAAGATCCCGCCGGATCTTCACGACCCGGCGGGATCTCACTGTGGAGCTAAGGAGAATTGAACTCCTGACCTCCTGCATGCCATGCAGGCGCTCTACCAACTGAGCTATAGCCCCGTGCTTTGGTCCGCCGGGTTTCCCTGGCGGCGACGCCAACATTACACGGTGGACCCGGGGGACCACCAAATCGTTTCCGTTCGGGACCGATACGGACGCTAATGTCGGTTTCCGTGACCTTGATCGCGCTCTCCGCAGTCCACCGCCGGACACCGGTCGCCCTGGGAGCCTGCGTGTTCTCGTTCACGGCGTTCTGGCTCGCCCAGCGGGCCGCGGACGTCTCGATGATCGACCTGATGGTCTACCGGGCCGAGGGCGCGACCGTACGCGAGGGCGGCGACCTCTACGCGCTGCGGACGACGGCGGCACAACTGCCCACCACCTACCCGCCGTTCGCGGCCCTGATGTTCACCCCGCTGACGCTGCTCGACGTGGCGAGCATGCGCACCCTGGGCACGGCCGGGAACCTCGCCCTCCTGATGGTGTTCGTACGGCTGTCGCTGCGCCTCGTGGGCCACGCGCGTGTGGAGAGCACCTGGTGGGTCGCCGCGGTCGCCGTGTGGTGCGAGCCGGTGTGGACGACCCTGCGCTACGGCCAGATCAACCTGCTGCTCGCCGTCCTGGTGCTGTGGGACCTGTCACGTCGTCCCGGCGACCGCTGGGCCGGTGTCGGCATCGGTCTTGCGGCCGCGGCCAAGCTCACACCCGCGCTGTTCGCGGTGTTCCTGCTCGCGACCGGGGTGGTCGTCCACCTCAGGCGCGGTTGCGGCGATCCCTGGCTGCGGCACGCGCGCGGGGCGGCCGCCGCGTTCGGGTCGGTCACGCTCGTGACGGCGGCCGTCCTGCCCCGGGACTCCTGGCGGTTCTGGACCCGCGTGGTGTTGGAGGCGGGCCGGGTAGGGCCCGCCGAGGAGACCGGGAACCAGGCGCTGCGCGGGATTCTGGCCCGTCTGCTGCACACCCCGGAGCCCCGCGCCCCCTGGGCCGTCACGGCGGCCGTGGTGGCCGCGGGAGGGCTCACCGTGGCGGTCGCGGCGGAACTGCGCGGAGAGCGCGCTTGGGCGGCGACGGCGTGCGCGGTGACGGCTCTGCTCGTCAGCCCGGTGTCCTGGTCCCACCACTGGGTGTGGTGCGTTCCGCTCGTCCTGCTCCTCGGCACGCACGCGTGCCGCGCGGCGGCCCTCACCGCGCTGCTGGTCTTCGGCTCGTACGCCCTGTGGTGGGTGCCGCACGGCAGGGGGCGCCCCGAACTCCACCAGCACACCGGGGAATTGATCTTGTCGGCGCTGTACGGGGTCGCCGGCTGCGCCTTCCTCGCGCTCGCCGGGACCGCGTCACACGGCCCCGGCCGGCGTCAGGCCGTCACGAAGGAATAGAAACGCTTGAGCGTGCAGTGCTCTTCGAGAAGACGGCCGTAGATCGGCTCGCCTTCGAGTTCGCGGTACGTCTCGATCGGATCGCCTTTTATGATCAGCGCCCGTGCGCATTCCTCGCACCAGTACTGGTAGTCCGGATTGACCGGTTCCATGTCGCGGACGATCGGCGTTCCGCTGCCGCACCAGTCACACTTTCGCCTGTGTGCACCCATCGATCAGCTCCAGCTGTGGCCGCAGGCCGTGCACACGTAGGAAATTCCGCCGTTGTCACCGAGGACCTGGGCGACATGGACGGAGCCGCAGGAAGGGCAGCTGAGGCGGGTGACCGTATCCCGTGTCCAGCTTGCGTCGAAGAGGTGACCGCCCTCTCCGAGGATGCTCGCAGGCATCACTGCTCCCTCCCGTCGGGCCGCGCCCCCTTCCGGCCGTTTGATTCTGCCACGGCCGGGCCAATACGGTCAGCGACGCCTCAGTACCAGTCCGGACACGGCAGGCCGCGGCGGCGCCTCCACAGAGGTATACGCCTCCGGGGCCCCAAGTGACTCAAGCAGGTTCGCGATCAGTGTGCACGAAAAATCCCACCCCCCGGAGGGGATGGGATCCTGATCGTCGAAGTCGATCTGTGGAGCTAAGGAGAATTGAACTCCTGACCTCCTGCATGCCATGCAGGCGCTCTACCAACTGAGCTATAGCCCCTTGCGTTCTTCCCGGTCGGCCGGGCGAACAAGAAGAACTTTAGCCTGCGACCTGCCGGAAAGTGAAATCCGGGGTACGGGCCCTGGAGCAGGGCTCAGTCGTCGTCGCCGAGCACCGGCTCCGGCAGGGTGCCGGCGTTGTGCTCCAGCAGCCGCCAGCCGCGGGCGCCCTCGCCGAGGACGGACCAGCAGCAATTGGAGAGGCCGCCGAGGCTCTCCCAGTGGTGCGCCTCGAGGCCGAGGAGCCGGCCGATGGTGGTGCGGATCGTGCCGCCGTGGCTGACCACCACGAGCGTGCCGTCGTCGGGCAGCTTCTCGGCGTGCCGGAGCACCACCGGGGCGGCCCGCTCGGCGACCTCGGTCTCCAGTTCGCCACCGCCGCGGCGGACCGGCTCACCGCGCTTCCAGGCGGCGTACTCCTCGCCGTGCCGGGCGATGATCTCGTCGTGCGTGAGGCCCTGCCACACGCCCGCGTACGTCTCGCGCAGGCCCTCGTCGTGGGTGACGTCCAGGCCGGTGAGCGCGGCCAGCTCGGCGGCCGTGAGCGCGGCGCGCTGGAGGTCGGAGGCGACGATCGCGTCGGGCTTGAGGGAGGCGAGCAGCCGGGCGGCGCGGCGGGCCTGGGAGACGCCGGTCTCGGTGAGGGCGACATCGGTGGTGCCCTGGAAGCGGCGCTCCACGTTCCAGGAGGTCTGGCCGTGCCGCCACAGGATGACGCGGCGGCCGCGGCCGGGCGTGCCCGCGGTCACCTCGCCGGTGGCGCTCATCGCCAATCACCGCCCGCCTCGGCCGCCTCCTCGGCGGCCTGGAGCTTGGCGTGCTCGGCGGCCTTGCCGCGGGTGGCCTTGGCCTCCTCGGGCAGCTCCAGCTCGGGGCAGTCCTTCCACAGCCGCTCCAGGGCGTAGAAGACACGCTCCTCGGTGTGCTGGACGTGGACGACGATGTCGACGTAGTCGAGCAGCACCCAGCGGGCCTCGCGGTCGCCCTCGCGGCGGACCGGCTTGGCGCCGAGCTCCTTGCTCAGCCGCTCCTCGATCTCGTCGACGATCGACTTGACCTGGCGGTCGTTGGGCGCGGAGGCCAGCAGGAAGGCGTCGGTGATCGACAGCACGTCGCTGACGTCGTAGGCGATGATGTCGTGCGCGAGCTTGTCGGCGGCCGCCTGAGCGGCGGCGTTGATGAGCTCGATGGAACGGTCAGTGGCGGTCACTACAAGGCTTTCCGTCGGCGGTCACTTGACCTCAAGGGTCTCATGACCGCCGACGGCGCCCCACGTGATTGTTCTCCGACCGGGGCCTAGGACGACGACGGCTCGTAGTCCTGGCCCAGGATCACCGAGACGCTCGCGTTCGAGGTGACCTTGCCCTTCGACACCGCGCTGGTGGGCAGGCCCAGGGTCTTGGCGACCTCGGTGGCGTTCTCCTTGTCGGCCGCGTCCGTGTAGACGACCTTGGAGGCGCTCTGGGCGGCGGAGGCCGTGCCGCCCTCCAGGAAGGTGAAGCCGCCGTTGAGGAGGACCACGCGGGCCTTCTCCGTGTTGTCCTTCACACCGGTGGCGTTCTGGACGGAGACGCGTACGGCCGCGTCCTTGTCGGGGCTCTTCGCGGTGCCGCCGAGGACGTCCTTGACCACGCTCGCGCTGGTCTCGGCGCTCAGCGTCCCGTCGTCCTGCACGGGCAGCAGCGCCGTCTTGTAGTCGCCGCCCTTGGCGAGGTCGGCGAGCTTGGCGAGGAAGGTGCCGAGGTCCTTGTCCGTCATGGACGGGTCGAGGATCTGCTGAAGCGTCTGCACGGTGACCGTCGCGGCCTGCGCGTCGGAGGACAGCTTGCGCAGCACGCCCTGCATGACCTGACCGAACCGCTCCAGCTGGGCGTTCTGGGCCTCTCCGGAGCCGCGGTAGGTGGCGTAGGCGACGGCCATCTTGCCGCTGAGGGTCTGGGCCTCGCCCTTGTTCACCAGCGGGGCGGCGCCCTTGGACTTGGCGGACGGGTCGGGCACGTCGGTGTTGGTGTCGACGTCGATGTTGCCGACGAGGTCGACGAGGTTCTGGAGGTAGGGGGTGTCCAGCCGCCAGGTGCCCTGGATCTCGGTGCCGAGCACCGTGTCGAGCGCCTCACGGGTGCCGGTGGAGCCGTCGTCCTCGACCGACTTGGCCAGTGTGCTCGTGGTGCCGTCGTCGCCGCTCAGGGCGAGGGAGTTGGGCAGCAGGACGGTGGTGCCCTGCTTGGTGGTGGTGTTGTCGACGAGCAGGGCCGTCGCGGTGTCGCCGCTCTTGGTGTTGTGCAGATGCACGACGACCACATCACGGTTCTGGGCGCCGACGGCCGTCGCGTTGCCGGTCTTGGCGTCGGAGGACGAGAGCCCGGGCAGCTTCCCGGCGTACCAGAGGTAGCCCACGCCGCCGACCGCGCACAGCGCCAGTACGACGACCAGCGCGACGACCCGGCTACGGGCCCGGCGCCGGGCCTCCTCCCGGCGTTCGGTGCGGTTCTCGGTGAACTTCAGCCAGTCGATGACGTCCTCGGAGTCACCCTCCGGGTCCTCGACGAAGGCGAACTGCTCGGTGCGGTAGTCGCGTTGATCCCGCGCGGGCTCGTCCGTCTCCTGCGGCGGGCCGGCCTGCTGCGGGATGTAGGCGGTCTGCTCGGCGACCCGCGGCTGCTGCCCGCTCGCCGCGGCCTGGCCATAGGGGTCGTAGGACGCGGTCGTGCCGTAGGGGTCGTACGACTGCACCGGCTGCTGCTGACCGGTCGCGTACGGATCGTAGCCGTACCCCTGCTGAGCGTAGGGGTCGTAGGGCTGCTGAGGGGGCTGCTGCGGCTGCTGGACCTGCTGGTACACAGGCCGGCCGAACTCGTCGTAGCCGACGAGCTGGTACTGCTGGTCGGCCCCGTACTCTGCGCCCCCCGCGTCGTATCGGTCGTTCACCGGTGCCCCTCTCGGCTCACTCGCCGCGGTACAGCTCGCGCTTGTCGATGTAGCGCACGACTCCGTCCGGCACCAGATACCAGACCGGGTCGCCCTTGGCGACCCTCGCACGGCAGTCTGTGGAGGAGATGGCGAGAGCGGGAACCTCGACCAGCGAGACACCGCCCTCCGGGAGACCCGGGTCGGCCAGGTGGTGGCCGGGCCGAGTGACCCCGATGAAGTGCGCGAGGGAGAACAGCTCTTCCGTGTCCCGCCAGGTCAGGATCTGGCCGAGCGCGTCGGCGCCGGTGATGAAGAAGAGGTCGGTGTCGGGGTTGAGCGCCTTGAGGTCCCGCAGCGTGTCCGTGGTGTAGGTCGGACCGCCGCGGTCGATGTCGATACGGCTCACCGAGAACTGCGGGTTCTCGGCCGTCGCGATGACCGTCATCAGGTAGCGGTCCTCGGCCGGGGAGACCTTGCGGTGGGTCTTCTGCCACGGCTGCCCGGTCGGTACGAACACCACCTCGTCCAGGTGGAACTGCGCGGCGACCTCACTGGCCGCCACGAGGTGCCCGTGGTGGATCGGGTCGAACGTTCCGCCCATGACTCCGAGGCGGCGCTTGCCGGGGTTCGACGGGCCGTTGCCCGGGCCGGTAGGCATGTCCTGCTCTCCCATGCGTGCAGACCCTACCGGCCGGGCCCATGAGCCACGCTCGGCAGACCCCTCGAGCGGGCCAGGCCGCGGATCAGCGGTCGCGGTTGAAGCGGGTGGTGATCCACAGCAGCAGCATCAGGATGACGAAGGCGGCGCCGCCGGTCACCAGCGGGTCGAGGCTCTCGTGGTTGCCGCCGTGCTCTCCGCCCTCGGCGGCGAGGGTGGCCAACTGGGCAGCGGTGCTGTGGAAGCTCATCTTCGGCAGAACCTTCGGGTGTGGGCGGGATAAAGATGTCGGCCCATCGTAAGCGGGCCGCTCCGCGCCGATCACGCCGACTCCGCCGTTGGGGCCCGGCCCGCCGAGCTGCGCCCGCGCCGAGGCAACTTATCCGGCGCCTCATTCGTCCTTCGACTTGTACCCCCGCAACAGGAACCAAGCGGTCAGGACACAGCCCAGGACCATCACGATCAGGACGACCCGGAGCAGATTCCCCGCCCCCTGCTGTTCGGCCGCGATCAGCCAGGCGGCTGCGGGGTGGTGCTCCATGGCGTGGGACTCCTTCGCTGTGCTGCCCGTCCACGGTAACTCCGCCTAGGCTGGAGCCTGCTTCGGGGGCCCGCAGGGGCCGCACGGCCACACAGACGCACATGGGGGATCACATGTCCGACGACGGCCACCAGCACGACGGGCACGAGCACGTGCCGAGCAGGCAGCGCAGGCGCTTCCCCGGGATCTCCTCGCGTGCGTACGAGCATCCGGCCGACCGCTCCGCCCTGGTGGCGCTGCGCAAGCTGAGCGGATTCGACACCGTCTTCAAGGCGCTGAGCGGGCTGCTGCCCGAGCGGAGCCTGAGGCTGCTGTTCCTCTCCGACTCGGTGCGGGTCTCGGACCAGCAGTTCGCGCATCTCAACGACATGCTGCGGGACGCCTGTTACATCCTGGACCTGGAGAAGGTCCCGCCGATGTACGTCAACCAGGACCCGCAGCCCAACGCGATGTGCATCGGCCTGGACGAGCCGATCATCGTGGTGACGACCGGCCTCGTCGAGCTGCTCGACGAGAAGGAGATGCGGGCGGTCATCGGGCACGAGGTGGGGCACGCGCTGTCCGGGCACGCCGTGTACCGGACCATCCTGCTGTTCCTGACCAACCTCGCCCTCAGGGTCGCGTGGATCCCGCTGGGCAACCTCGCGATCATGGCGATCGTGACCGCGCTGCGCGAGTGGTTCCGCAAGTCGGAGCTGTCCGCGGACCGCGCGGGTCTCCTGGTCGGCCAGGACCTCACCGCCTCGATGCGCGGCCTGATGAAGCTCGCCGGCGGAAACCACCTGCACGAGATGAACGTGGACGCGTTCCTGAAGCAGGCCGAGGAGTACGAGGCCGGGGGCGACCTGCGCGACTCCGTGCTGAAGATCCTTAACGTGCTGCCCCGCTCGCACCCCTTCACCACCATCCGGGCGGCCGAGCTGAAGAAGTGGTCCGAGTCCCGCGACTACCAGCGGATCATGGACGGCCACTACCCGAGGCGCAACGAGGACAAGGACACCTCGGTCTCGGACTCGTTCCGGGAGTCCGCGACGCACTACGCCACGCACGTCAAGACCTCCAAGGACCCGCTGATGAAGCTGGTCACGGACATCGCGGGCGGCGCGGGCGACCTGGGCGGCCGGGTACGACGGGGCTTCGGCGGCTTCGCGAGCTCGGCCCCGAAGGATCAGCCGCCGACGGACACGCCTCCGCCGCCGCGCGACGAGCAGTGACTCAGACCTTCGGCTGGGCGCTCGCCGCCAGCGAGCCGCACAGCGCCGTCGCGCTCCCCGTCGCATAGGGATCCGTGCCTGCCGGGCCGCCCGCCTTGGCGGTCTGGCCGGCCAGCAGCGGGCGCAGCCGGCCCGCAGCGTCGTCGGAGCAGGACAGCGGGCCCGCCTGGACGTAGGAGACGATCAGCTGAGCCTGGCGCATACGCAGGTCGTCGCGGTCGAAGCGGAAGTGCAGCTCGCGCCGGACGGTGAACAGGGACGCCTCCGCCTTCGCCCCGGCGTCGGCCGGTCGCAGCGCGTACACGAAGGTGTGGTCCGCGGTGACCTCAAGGGTGGACGAGTCGGCCTCGGCGGCCGCGAGCGTGCCCTGGACCCGGATATCGCGGTCGGCGAGTTCCACACTGTTCGGATCGAAGCGAACCAGCCATCCGGTGGGCGCGTGCCTGCCGTCCGCGGTCGGGTGATCGAAGCTCTGGTCGAACTGATCGAGCTGGTCCGGGTCGAGCAGCACGCGCACCGGCCGGACCTGCTCGCCGACGACCACCTCGGGGTAGAGCGCGGAGCGGACGACGTAGTCCTTGGCGATGCTCAGGGCGTTCACGACCTGGCCGTCCGAGAAGTGCGCCGTGCGCCGGGAGGCGGGCAGCGGTACGCCCTCGCCGCCGATCCGGTACTGCTCGGCGGGGCTGTTCTCGTACAGCGCCTCGGTGTCGGTGGAGCCCGGCACCTCGCCCTGCGGGGCGAGCGGGATCACGGTCATCCGCAGCGGCTCCACGGGCTGCGGGTCTGCCGCGTCCTGGTAGGGGTGCCGTACACCCATGTAGATCGCGGTGCCGAAGGCGACGGCGATCAGCAGGACCAGGATCAGCGCCTGCCGGGACAGGCCCCGGCGCAGGGGCGGACGGCGGCGTACGGCGGGCGCGTGGTCGTCGATGCGCTCCTGCGCGGAGAACTCCTGGAGCCGGGCAGCGCGGACGAACGATTCGTCGAAGACGACGGATCGGTACTCCTCCTCGCCACCTCCGGGTCCGCCCTCGGGTGTCCCCTCAGGTGGGTCTCCAGGCCCTCCCATATCTTCAGAGTAGGTCTCCTGGAGCTCAGGTAAACGCCCTGCTGTACGACAAGTTCTGACAGGTTCTCACCAGAAACGGCGGGTTCCGGCCGCGGGCTGTTCAGGGCGTTCGCGGGATGGCCGAGATGGCCGGCTGGGAATGGTCGGCGGAAGCGGAGGGTGCCCCCGCTCCGCCCTGTTCCAGTCCCGTCGAGTGCGGCGGCGGGACCTGTTCCCGGTTGCCCGAGGACGCGCCCCGGTACACCGCCGTGAAGGCCAGCGCGACCATGCCGATGCCCATCACGAGGGCGAGCATCCAGGCGACGGGACGGTGCCAGCGGACCACCTGTTTGCCGTAGGTGCCCGGGGCGCCGTAGAGGACGTCGGTGTCGTCCGGATCGTCGAAGTCCGGATCATGGCCGAAACCGGCGCGGTCGTCGGCGCCGTACCCGTCCTCGTACCGCTCGCGCCGGCCATGGGCCCGGCGGGCCTCCGCCTCGGAGGCCTCCGCTCTGGCCTGGGCGGCGGCCAGGAGGCGCTCGACGGCGGTCGGCTCGTGCAGCGTGGCCGCCTGTACGAAGGCCTCGTCGAAGACCACGGAGGCGAACTCTTCGTCCGACACCCCGCGGTCGTGGTCGTCGTCGGGCTCCCAGCCGTCAGGGAACGGCGTGCCCCCCACGTCCTCCGGCACGGCTCCAGAGTAGTCCTGGGGGGTCAATTTGGGCAGACGGTATGGAAATTCATCCGCCGTATGAGACGCCGCTCATGCGGCTTTCGAGCGGCGCACGTGCGCGGCGGGGGCGCGTGCCGCCCGCATATGCGCCGCCGGGAGCCTCAGCGCCGTACGTGCCCGTCGCCCGTCACGATGTACTTCGTGCTGGTCAGCTCGGGCAGGCCCATCGGGCCGCGCGCGTGCAGCTTCTGCGTCGAGATGCCGATCTCCGCGCCGAAGCCGAACTGGCTGCCGTCCGTGAAGCGGGTCGAGGCGTTGACCGCGACCGTGGTGGAGTCGACCAGCTGGGTGAAGCGGCGGGCGGCCTGCTGCGAGGTCGTCACGATGGCCTCGGTGTGGCCCGAGGTCCACAGCCGGATGTGCTCGACGGCCTTGTCGAGGGAGTCGACGACGGCGGCGGCGATGTCGTAGGAGAGGTACTCCGTCTCCCAGTCCTCCGGGGTGGCCTCCACGACGGTCGCCCGGGAGTCCTTGGCGTACGCCATGACCCGCTCGTCGGCGTGCACGGTGACCCCGGCCGCCGCGAGGGCGTCCAGGGCCCGGGGCAGGAACTCGGGGGCGATGTCCTGGTGGACCAGGAGGGTCTCGGCGGCGTTGCAGACGCTCACCCGGTGGGCCTTGGAGTTGATCAGGACCTCGACGGCCATGTCGAGGTCGGCATTGGCGTCGACGTAGACATGGCAATTGCCGGTGCCGGTCTCGATCACCGGGACGGTGGACTCGTTCACCACCGTCCGGATCAGCGAGGCGCCGCCGCGCGGGATGAGGACGTCGACCAGGCCGCGGGCGCGCATCAGCTCGCGCACGCTCTCCCGGCTCTGCCCGGGCACGAGCTGGACGGCGTCGGCGGGCAGTCCGGCGCCGCCGACGGCGTCCCGGATCACCCGGACGAGGGCGGAGTTCGACTCGTAGGCGGAGGCGGAGCCGCGCAGCAGGACGGCGTTGCCGGACTTGAGGCAGAGGGCGGCGGCGTCCACCGTCACATTCGGGCGGGCCTCGTAGATGATGCCGACGACGCCGAGCGGGACGCGGACCTGGCGCAGGTCGATGCCGTTGGGCAGGGTCGAGCCGCGGACCACCTCACCGACCGGGTCGGGCAGCGCGACCACGTCCCGCACATCGGAGGCGATGGCCCGCACCCGCTCCGGGGTGAGCGTCAGCCGGTCGATGATCGCCTCGCTGGTGCCGGCCTCGCGGGCGGCGGCGATGTCCTTGGCGTTGGCCTCGACGATCTCGCTCGTACGGACCTCCAGCGCGTCCGCGATGGCGAGCAGCGCGTCGTCCTTGGCGGCCCGCGGCAGCGGCGCGAGGTCGGCAGCGGCGGACTTGGCGCGGTAGGCGGCCTGGGTGACCGGGGTCATCGAGTCGTACGGCGAGAGCGTGGTCATGAGGGAAGGGTAGTGCGCCGGACGGACCCGTTCACCGGATGTCCCACACCGCGAGACAAGCCGTCCGAAGGCCACGCAAAAGGGGTCCTCCAGGGCCGCCCCACGACCTCAGTAGGGGTGCACGCCCACCGGAGTGGCCGGCGGCGGTCCGTATCCCTCGGCGATGCGCTGGTGGTAGGTCTCGCGGTCGATGACCTCGAGCCCGACGATCTCCCAGGGCGGCAGGCCCGCGCTCTGGCGGTGCTCGCCCCACAGGCGCAGCGCCACGGCGGCCGCGTCGTGCAGATCGCGGGCCTCCTCCCAGTACCGGATCTCGGCGTGGTCGTTGGCGTAGCGGCTGGTCAGCAGGAAGGGATGGTCGTGGGCGAGCTGCTCGAGGGCTCGCCGCACCTCCTTCAGCGGGGCCTCCTCGCCGGAGACGCTGAGGGTGATGTGCCACAGCCGGGGCAGATCCTGCGGCTCCCCGGCCCCGGCGAGATCGCCGGTCGCGACGCTGGTCAGGGCGCGCTCCTCGCCGGCCGCCCGGGATGACGACCCGGCGGCTCGAGAGGCAGAACCGCCGATTCCACCGCCGGACGCCGCCGCCCCAGGGCGCACTCGTCTCACGACGG of the Streptomyces sp. NBC_00287 genome contains:
- a CDS encoding glycosyltransferase 87 family protein, with translation MTLIALSAVHRRTPVALGACVFSFTAFWLAQRAADVSMIDLMVYRAEGATVREGGDLYALRTTAAQLPTTYPPFAALMFTPLTLLDVASMRTLGTAGNLALLMVFVRLSLRLVGHARVESTWWVAAVAVWCEPVWTTLRYGQINLLLAVLVLWDLSRRPGDRWAGVGIGLAAAAKLTPALFAVFLLATGVVVHLRRGCGDPWLRHARGAAAAFGSVTLVTAAVLPRDSWRFWTRVVLEAGRVGPAEETGNQALRGILARLLHTPEPRAPWAVTAAVVAAGGLTVAVAAELRGERAWAATACAVTALLVSPVSWSHHWVWCVPLVLLLGTHACRAAALTALLVFGSYALWWVPHGRGRPELHQHTGELILSALYGVAGCAFLALAGTASHGPGRRQAVTKE
- a CDS encoding histidine phosphatase family protein; its protein translation is MSATGEVTAGTPGRGRRVILWRHGQTSWNVERRFQGTTDVALTETGVSQARRAARLLASLKPDAIVASDLQRAALTAAELAALTGLDVTHDEGLRETYAGVWQGLTHDEIIARHGEEYAAWKRGEPVRRGGGELETEVAERAAPVVLRHAEKLPDDGTLVVVSHGGTIRTTIGRLLGLEAHHWESLGGLSNCCWSVLGEGARGWRLLEHNAGTLPEPVLGDDD
- the rsfS gene encoding ribosome silencing factor gives rise to the protein MTATDRSIELINAAAQAAADKLAHDIIAYDVSDVLSITDAFLLASAPNDRQVKSIVDEIEERLSKELGAKPVRREGDREARWVLLDYVDIVVHVQHTEERVFYALERLWKDCPELELPEEAKATRGKAAEHAKLQAAEEAAEAGGDWR
- a CDS encoding LCP family protein yields the protein MNDRYDAGGAEYGADQQYQLVGYDEFGRPVYQQVQQPQQPPQQPYDPYAQQGYGYDPYATGQQQPVQSYDPYGTTASYDPYGQAAASGQQPRVAEQTAYIPQQAGPPQETDEPARDQRDYRTEQFAFVEDPEGDSEDVIDWLKFTENRTERREEARRRARSRVVALVVVLALCAVGGVGYLWYAGKLPGLSSSDAKTGNATAVGAQNRDVVVVHLHNTKSGDTATALLVDNTTTKQGTTVLLPNSLALSGDDGTTSTLAKSVEDDGSTGTREALDTVLGTEIQGTWRLDTPYLQNLVDLVGNIDVDTNTDVPDPSAKSKGAAPLVNKGEAQTLSGKMAVAYATYRGSGEAQNAQLERFGQVMQGVLRKLSSDAQAATVTVQTLQQILDPSMTDKDLGTFLAKLADLAKGGDYKTALLPVQDDGTLSAETSASVVKDVLGGTAKSPDKDAAVRVSVQNATGVKDNTEKARVVLLNGGFTFLEGGTASAAQSASKVVYTDAADKENATEVAKTLGLPTSAVSKGKVTSNASVSVILGQDYEPSSS
- the nadD gene encoding nicotinate-nucleotide adenylyltransferase: MGEQDMPTGPGNGPSNPGKRRLGVMGGTFDPIHHGHLVAASEVAAQFHLDEVVFVPTGQPWQKTHRKVSPAEDRYLMTVIATAENPQFSVSRIDIDRGGPTYTTDTLRDLKALNPDTDLFFITGADALGQILTWRDTEELFSLAHFIGVTRPGHHLADPGLPEGGVSLVEVPALAISSTDCRARVAKGDPVWYLVPDGVVRYIDKRELYRGE
- a CDS encoding M48 family metallopeptidase, whose amino-acid sequence is MSDDGHQHDGHEHVPSRQRRRFPGISSRAYEHPADRSALVALRKLSGFDTVFKALSGLLPERSLRLLFLSDSVRVSDQQFAHLNDMLRDACYILDLEKVPPMYVNQDPQPNAMCIGLDEPIIVVTTGLVELLDEKEMRAVIGHEVGHALSGHAVYRTILLFLTNLALRVAWIPLGNLAIMAIVTALREWFRKSELSADRAGLLVGQDLTASMRGLMKLAGGNHLHEMNVDAFLKQAEEYEAGGDLRDSVLKILNVLPRSHPFTTIRAAELKKWSESRDYQRIMDGHYPRRNEDKDTSVSDSFRESATHYATHVKTSKDPLMKLVTDIAGGAGDLGGRVRRGFGGFASSAPKDQPPTDTPPPPRDEQ
- a CDS encoding SCO2583 family membrane protein — its product is MGGPGDPPEGTPEGGPGGGEEEYRSVVFDESFVRAARLQEFSAQERIDDHAPAVRRRPPLRRGLSRQALILVLLIAVAFGTAIYMGVRHPYQDAADPQPVEPLRMTVIPLAPQGEVPGSTDTEALYENSPAEQYRIGGEGVPLPASRRTAHFSDGQVVNALSIAKDYVVRSALYPEVVVGEQVRPVRVLLDPDQLDQFDQSFDHPTADGRHAPTGWLVRFDPNSVELADRDIRVQGTLAAAEADSSTLEVTADHTFVYALRPADAGAKAEASLFTVRRELHFRFDRDDLRMRQAQLIVSYVQAGPLSCSDDAAGRLRPLLAGQTAKAGGPAGTDPYATGSATALCGSLAASAQPKV
- a CDS encoding SCO2584 family spore wall biosynthesis protein, with translation MPEDVGGTPFPDGWEPDDDHDRGVSDEEFASVVFDEAFVQAATLHEPTAVERLLAAAQARAEASEAEARRAHGRRERYEDGYGADDRAGFGHDPDFDDPDDTDVLYGAPGTYGKQVVRWHRPVAWMLALVMGIGMVALAFTAVYRGASSGNREQVPPPHSTGLEQGGAGAPSASADHSQPAISAIPRTP
- a CDS encoding glutamate-5-semialdehyde dehydrogenase codes for the protein MTTLSPYDSMTPVTQAAYRAKSAAADLAPLPRAAKDDALLAIADALEVRTSEIVEANAKDIAAAREAGTSEAIIDRLTLTPERVRAIASDVRDVVALPDPVGEVVRGSTLPNGIDLRQVRVPLGVVGIIYEARPNVTVDAAALCLKSGNAVLLRGSASAYESNSALVRVIRDAVGGAGLPADAVQLVPGQSRESVRELMRARGLVDVLIPRGGASLIRTVVNESTVPVIETGTGNCHVYVDANADLDMAVEVLINSKAHRVSVCNAAETLLVHQDIAPEFLPRALDALAAAGVTVHADERVMAYAKDSRATVVEATPEDWETEYLSYDIAAAVVDSLDKAVEHIRLWTSGHTEAIVTTSQQAARRFTQLVDSTTVAVNASTRFTDGSQFGFGAEIGISTQKLHARGPMGLPELTSTKYIVTGDGHVRR